The stretch of DNA atctatctatccatgctGGGTCatgaagaaaactaaaacatatatatgaaaCTCTGCTGCACTgagcaaagttttttttttccccattattaCAACTCTGTAACTCTTGTTTCTCCACTAACAAATATACATTGTATGTCATATTTCCTTTTCTTCACACTGTTGCACACCTGTAAGTGACAGAGCTCTTcctgtctgtttctctttcGCACCCAGGTTCCATGCTTGGAATTAATTCATGCTTCTGTGGTGTGTGAGTTTTTACTGTGCTGTTGCTGAGAAATGTGATACAATTGTGAGAAGAATCggatcttcctcctcctcatagcatgtatttatttaatctcaCCTTGGCTgagttgtgattgttttttacCCACAGGGTTGTAGAAGTTCTTATCATCCTGCCTATTTTATCACTGTCACATACCAATTACAAGCAGTTGTGCTAATGTTTGTCTGTTGATATTTCCGATCTGTACACATTTCTGTTATATCCTTGTGTTTGTCCTCTGTGCTCCTTTGTTGTATGCGGACAATGTCTTTTTCAGAACACTACTTTGTATTCTACATGtgagtctgtgtttctgttttggtTTACAGGACATGGTCGGCATTGTTACTTCTCTGTGCTGATGGCACACGGGACTGTTGTCATGTATCATTTGAGCCAGTGTCTGGCAGGTTCATGGCTGTTCCCATaaattttcttttctctcaagTGTTGTTGTCATAGTGATattttaatctgttttcaccTCATAAAtctaaatgtgtaaatgtagtATAATATTATGTGCATGTTttctaaattaattaattaggaTTTGAGaagaacattatttttttacttgCCCGTAAAGTTCCTGTTTAGCTTCTAATTATTTTCCCAGGAAACAGCgacatttttaattgattgttGTGAGTGATACGTCCTCCTCTCATGCCACATTGTTTATTATTCCTGACTTCAGCTGTCGGAATGACATTTCTTCTTGTCACCAGGTTGTCCATGAGATTGACAACCTGACTGGTGACCTGCAACTGGAGGAGGATGGACTGACAGACAGCTCCAAGACGGACACACTCAACTCCAGCTCGAGCGCCACCTCCACCACGACCACCGCGTCCAGCCTGGAGAAGATGAAGCTCTTCCCGGATGACTGCATCTTTAAAACACCTACGTCCATCATCCCGCTCCCTGTCAACCCTTCTGCAGTACTGACTGTCCTCAAGAAATCCCACCCGCCCTTACCACCACCAAGACTTCCCCCGCCAAGAGCCGAGGAGCACAACATTAAGAATCTGCCTCATCCAACATTAGTGTTATCAGGGAACATATCCAAGGCTAACGGGTCTCTGTTGAGGAATGGCGGGGTTTTCCCATTGAAAGTAAACAGGGATTTATTCTCCACGATGCCGTGTTTCATTTCTGGTGACAGTGGGGTCTCCGAGTCTGGGTTGGTTCCCACATTGCCCAGGCCCATGCCCCTACTCCGTCATGAAAAGAACAAATGTCCTAAGGCTCCTGGTCGGGAGCCTCGAGAGAGGGAGCGTGTCCGTTTCAGCGAGAAGGTCCAGTTTCACGGCTACTGCCCAGACTGTGACCTCCAGTATGATGTCGACGACACAGAGCTACACCTGCAGGCCGAACTGAATGACTTGAGGCTCAGCCCAGTACAttgctgctcttcctcctcccctcctccaccACATACTCTTCCTCATGATCTCATGTTGGAAAATGGCAGCCTCTCACTCAGCCATAGTTTCCCCCCGACAGCAAACACTCCTCCGCCTTGTGTGCCTCCTCACCCGCCTTCCCTCAAGCCCCAGAAAACAATCCTACGCAAATCAACCACGACCACAGTTTGACACTGAGTCCCTTCTTCTGTCTCCCTTAAACATTCTTGAATCATTCATAGTGTTTTCTACTTAAAGAGTGCTTTCTACTCCAGTTGAACTTTGGATTATCCAAACAGAAGGAAAGGTCGGTAAATAGGGAAATAAATGGATGGATAAAGCGAGTGGAATAGAGGAAAAGGCGCTGTCACGGGCGCTGAGACGTACACAGAGAGATTGGGAAGAAGAGGTGAGTGTTTGCttgtgtattattgtttttgtcacgTAGAGAAAAAGagttaagttaaaaaaagacaacaaaacaacatgaattcATGAATCTATACATGTGAGCGGGGGCCTGTGAGGCAAATGTGTGTCGAGTGTGAATTTTGTAGGCAGCAAACACTGActgagaaatggaaaaaaaatcaccaaagagTGCTGACATCACCAAAGTtaaattgtatttgtgtctCATGCAAGGAACACGTCTCAGGAAGTTCTTCCAAAGAGCGCCTCTGATTAATTCATGTCCTTCTGGATGAAACAAGAAAACCCGCTTCCCTCAGATTTTTATCAGAAGCCCTCGAGCTCCTCTCATACACCCAAATATCCCTTAACCGCCCAGAGACACAGTAAAGCAGAGCGCACAAATATGCGCAGTATGTGTCACTACAGACTGGTAGCATCATCTATCACCCTCGCACACGTCGATCAGATGAACAGGCCGTTCATTCTTCCTCTCCCCTCAAGGCCTCATATTCTGCTGATGTTTCAGACTTGTACAGTATAGGTGTGAGAAAAAGGGGGAGGAAATGAAAATAGATTGACATGACTGGGGAAAAAGCAGAGAGgcataaaatgacaaaactgcCTTTTAATGGCTTGATGGTAAATCCTAATTAAAACATCATGTATTTCATGTTAATCGGCTTAAATTGAATTTGTGCAGACCCCAATTATCGCCGCCTGTGGTTCCTATTTGAGATTTATGAACAATCAATTCCGCTCCTTAGGGGAGATCAGTCAGGCAGAAGCATACAAGACTTTATTTCCTTAAGGGAATATAAATCAGTGGGAATTATATGATGCCATCTCAGTCTATTGGTAGGTATTACCTTGTGTCAAGAAGCCTATTTAATAACgcatgtgctctgtgtgtgtgcacatgtgtgcatgtcGTTGAATTTTAAATTGATCTGACTTTACTCTCAAATGAAGCGTCAAAGAATCTTCTCACTGcagcgtgcatgcgtgtgtgtgtgtgtgtgtgtgtgtgtgtgtgcacatgctcgTACTTGTAAAAGCACAGGTCAGTGTGGCAGACAAAGGAGAAAGGAGGCTTTACCCTGGAGTTGAATGTGAATAGTAACACCAGTTCCTCTCAGCAATGCCCTTAATTAGCTGGATGAGACTACAGCAGATGAAGCCGTGCAACAGACAAGCCTGTGCACCAACATTAGCCTTGACAAAACTGCTGCACCACATATCATTACGTGATAAACGGAGTGAGCAAGCTAACTAAGCACGGAAGGGCACGGGGAAGGACAGGAAggtaaatgaaatgtgtgtggggTGTCAGGTTTTGGGCAGGAGGATATTATATAAAactatacacacacgcacacacacacacacacacgtctgtttAGTGTTGTGGGGGTGGAAGTGTGGAGGGTAAAGCTGAGAAAATTGAGGTATAAAATAGCACTCACTGATGCCTAAATCCAGTGCAATGGCTTCTCTGGCCCTTACAATCTGGATTAGGGGGGTCAGTGGATGTCCAGCCATGAGAAAaacaggaggagagggggggggggaagaaagtgtgtgacacagagaaagagggagagatgagaggaggatGTGTGATAGAATGAGGATGATGAAAGAGAGAAACACTAATGAAATCCAGGATGATGCTCTCTTTGGCTTTTACTGTGTGGAAGCATATGTGTCCTCGCGATTATTGCTCTCAATGTATAACATATTCTCTATATTTACCTTGAATAAATGAACCGTAATGAGTCTGGCACATGCAGcgcgctctcacacacacacacacacacacacacacacacatacacgcgtGCTAGTGTGCTACCAAATGGAATACTGCCAGTCTCATCAGTCGGTCCAAGTCACAAgagttgttgctgctgtagcACTGCCTCACTGCACAATTTAATGAACCAAGCACTTGATATTGTGTGATTacagttttggttttttttcagtcgCTAACATAGGTGATCAGAACTGAAGTCACACTTTCACTCAACTCTTCACGCGTTCGCTCGGTACAACAGAAGAACACaactgtgatttgtttttaattgatttcacATTAAATGGTTTAATGactacatttttttccccctcattcaTACTCCCCCACCTGCAAAACACTGTACAAGGatgaattctttcttttttcctatGTCTCcatgtatgtatacagtatgtatacagtCGTTTAGTAATTTACTTGATTGAAACAGCGATAATAATtctcagtaaaataaatatataaaacaagttAAGTACATGACCTGTAACTGTATAGTTCATTCATCGCTGCAGGATGTTCTGTCCCAAAATTAGAACTGTTGATACAACTGATGAACCGTGCAGACTTTGGTTGCACCCTCATCAACCTGCCATCTGTGATCCATGCTTCCAGacaaaccttttttcttttttttttgagaactgGATTTTAGTGTATGTAAAAAACACCGAAGCAAATGGCTGCATTTCTGACTCACACTGATGCATAACGACAGTAAACAGGCTACAACTcagagaggaaatgtggatATTTGCTCTTTGacagcgtctctctctctgtctctctctctcttttccaacTCTTTTCACAAGGACTGGATATTATTTCTCCTTGTACCAATACAGTATTAAATCAGTGCTGGATGCTTGGTACCATGGAGTCACTGGTGTAGACGGGCACTGAGGTGTGATACAGTCTGACTGCACATATATTAAAGATATCAAGTCATACACCCGATGACTAagcattgaaaaaaaatacattctaAATTATGATTTGAGGTCATTGTATTACACAAATCAGTTAATTTAGTCATGTTTGTGGATGAGATGGATTGATGGAAGTGGCAAACACAGCAGGGAGTGGGAGGAACTGTCTTGACACTTACTGACTGGGTTACCAGTCCTGCTTAGAAAGAATGGGCCCCTGGTGTTTGATTCAGTGACTTATCTATTATCTGATTGTTCCTTTAACACAGGAAGCACTGCTCCTCTGACGAAGGGTGTaggtgtttttgaaatggctatCTGAGCTTCAGTGCTCCTGGCCTGAGGATGAAGTTGTAACAGGCAAAGAGGAGGTGGATCTTCTCCGCCTCCATTGTGAGTCAGGACTGACTCACTGACCCACTCCCTCCAGCTCTCAGCACACAGGTCTAGCTCATAACCcacctctccccctctctctctctgcctccccttcttctcctccacttgTATCTCTCCCTGGCGTattctcttttacttttttcccatttctttcttctttttcttctcttggatgatgcttctctcctcctcctcctcctccattagCAGCTGCATGCATAACAATACCCCCTctgtgtacatgtactgtatctcgatatactgtacatgtgggtGAGCTTTGTAACTATTATTAAATCATATCTGACAGTTAGAACAGAAAACACTGACAGCCTTTCCAGTTGTGTGCGTGTTGTGTATATGTTTAATCAAGTAGTTCagacgtttttcttttctgagctgcagcagcttctgCATCTCAGACTCCCTTCTTTTGGAGTTCACATGGCCTTCTAAGGTTTAAATGCTCCATGAAACAGTTGTGTGCTTTTGATTTCTGCTGACATCACTGGTGTGACACCTCAGTGAATCAAGTAGCCGAGTCAATGTGTGCTGCTCccataattaatttaaaatctcATTGAGCTAATAGGTTAGATTACAACTCCAAATGTAAAGCTGTTTTGTCTGATTTAGTTATGTGAGCTTTTAGTGAATTTAATAACTGCACTGTCCTAATCCCATTTTCCTACCTGGCAAGTGCACAGTGAGCAATAAACCTGATAAATGTGTCAGAGTGAGGCACATTTTGCCAGTGAATATTAAATAGCTGTTGTTCCTCTGTCTGATTGTTGCAGGTGATCGTCTGCCAAGAGACACAGTTGTCCGCTTGCTCGTCCCGCATCATTTATTCTCATCCTCATGATcgttagaaaaataaaatgtcatgtgAAAAGCTATGAACAAAATGAAAGCTAAATAGTTTTGTCGTAATGAAGAAAAGGCATGACCTACATTTCCAAGAAGGCGGGGATACGTTATCTGCGGCTCAGACAATGTTATCATGAACGTgagtgggtttgtgtgtttgtccttgtcaaaaaaaacaacgaccGACTGACACGATTACATGTCCGAGGCAcgcatgttttttaaatgtgtatgagagagaaaaaaagcagaaaaaagggACGCATGAGTGCgtgcagacgtgtgtgtgtgtgagaaaagaatGGAAGGGCATGAGATGGCTCTGCGCAGCTCCGAAAGCTTAGGTGGTGAAGCAAACTTAATCGGAGGATTTCACACTCCCATGGAGATTGGTATAAGTTTGAAGCGTCAGCTGCATCTTCCTCTGAGAAGGTAAACAACGGGATCAGATTTGTGAGTTGCCACAATGACCCAGATGGGATCGTCTGCTCACTGAGCCACTCCAGACATGACAAAGAGAAACCCAAAAAGAAGGGCAGCAATTTAAAGAGAGACATGAGGTCTTTCTCCTTTCTCCGAAAGGAAGACTTTTGAATCCATACACAAAAATTGTGACAGCAGATTCTGTCTGAGTGGTTGAGTGTACGCTGTTATCGTATCTtggttatattttcattttgccCTGTGACAAGTGGCTATTGGTGCTGTGACCACTCAAGAAGCTCTCATCTGTAGATTTTCACACTAATGCGTTTCCTCCCCTTTTCCACCTACAGGGCCCATTAAAGGAGTGGAAGGAATGCATGTTTTATACACTGATCAACCACGGTGGATCAGGGAGGAAGGAGCCGCAGCTGAGGCCAAGCGTCAACCTTCGGTTACAGAAACAGCTCACAGGATCAACAGGGGACAAGATCTACTGGACAAATTCCTACTTTTTGAGCACTCAACATCCTACAGGCTCATGTGCCTGTGATGGCAGACTCACACGTACGTGTCACTTTAATGCTTGACGTTGGGGCGGCCaaggttagcagagcagtgtctgtcacGGCCAACTACGTATCGCGAGAGTGTGGCGATGTGATGTCTGCCATGTCGGCCTTTGTTGGGCGCAAtttgtctgacaaaaaaacCCGTCAGCAACGGGGGGAGAACAACCTTGTCCAAGAGCTCCTTTGAGCCGTGAAATGTTTGAGCTAAACGCGTTTAAGTGATTTGATTATCTAATGCCAGTGCTTGTATATTTCCGCAGCGTGTTCAGATTGGGTGATGCTTGCACTGAGACTTGGAAAGTCAAGACTATTCACCTGCAACCTGTAGCACTCACGATGCGCCCCTTGTGACAGATAGGGTTAGGGGAAGGATTAACGGGTTTGTGTGCCGTGAGTGCTACAGGCTGCAGCCTGACCCTTCTCCGGAAAGATACATTAATAATAAGTAAATTAGTCCTTTATCAGTCCCacaggggaaattccttctctgcatttaacccacattcctagaattaggagaagcgggcagccactgagcagcacccggggagcaatgggggttgggtaccttgctcaggggtactccagccctttttttgacctggtggggactcgaacCGATAACAaaccaagttccctttccacttggccatgggctgcccaaaagatgaacatttctcTTCTGCCACACGCAATGCAAGCTAAGTGAAGCAATGGACCCGCAAAGCAGttcagcagcacctgatgctgctCCATTCAATGTGAATGACAAGCATTTCAGGTGACACCTCCACTGCGTACGTGTGAGTCATCCTTTAAAGTGAAGAAACAGAGGGGGCATTCACTCTATGTAGATGTATACGGACAGGTATACAGGTATTTTTTATCACGTAACACGTGAATTAGAGATTAGGATGCTGccgaagcccccccccccccccccgtcatcAAAAGTAAGGATTTGAGTTCCGATGAAGAGATACAAGATGGGGGTGAAATGATGTCAGCCAGTATGTGATTGATGTCTTCACAGACTTTTTCCTCTGCGCGTACTCGGATGGTAATCAATAGCTCCAGTCAAGCGATGGAATTTGCCTATTAAAACTAGTAATTATTTGTGTCTGTAGAGCTTGACGGGTCCGTCTGTGAATACAACACTGCTCTGCAGGACTGCAGAtgaggagaaaataatcatttgtcaGTATGTGCCATACGCTCGATCACTGTGGATATGGGGAAGACTTATGGTGTAAAATGAATGATTACGTGGTCACCGATCTGTGTCCGGACATTATGTTCATTACATCCAAAATCTTAAGTGCTATGTTGGTGCCGTCCACGCTATGTTTTTAACATACTAACATGCAGAAATACAGTGCGGTGTGGCAAAGGTACAGCTTTAAAGGTTCcttaaataagtaataatttGCATCAAATTTTCTttgtatacaaatatacatgGACATGTTTGATATCTATATATTTCAGGCACTTTTCTACAGAGACTTTAACGTTTAAAGAGATGATATTTTTGATATTGTGTTGACTTTGACTGAGAGGAACTTTGACAGAAAGCTTACGAATTCCTCAAGGGCACAGCGAGATGAGTAATTTATGCAGTATATGACAATGGGATAGTGCTCGTATGGATGACAAACACATGTTTCAGTATGATTACTTCAAGAAACTTAGCGGAATGGCTGCATTTGGAGACAGCAAATGTACGCTGGGgaagaaaaatgacataaacCAAATACCTAGTTGTGCTTTTTCAGACAGGAGGCatgaaacatgaatgaatgcatgactGACTCTTCACTTTGTACTGccatcactgtgtttttctatgcATTCCTGTGAAGAGGCTGTCTGTTGGTGGCTCCATCATGCAGGGGGGCTTTGCTCTCCATAGCAAAGAGTTAAGCTCCCCCAGTCTCCTTATATGATGTTCATCAGGTTACTTCTGTCGTGAAACCTGATTCTTATGTATTTTCCATGCTGCTTAGGCCAATGAAGAATTTACAATCAAATAATTAACACCACACTTGTTCCACGTCTTTGTTCTCACTGGACACAGAGACTGAAATCATGACCAAATTTCTTATCAATTTGAGTGTCtgttattaaaaacaattagaAAATAAGAAATGATTGAGATGTCCCAGAAAGCTGATATTTTGTTGTATGTCCACAAACTGTTGGGAAAAATAAACACGAGAAGTTAACAGTTTGCACTTAACGTCAaagtgtctgtgtatgttttatgGACAAGTACAGAGCGCGTCACGTGTTTCCTATCATAAACTGAGCTCTTGCAAATGAATCTTTCACGAAGTCAAACCTTGGGAGTGAATTAGCAGAAATGAATCGGACTGCACATTTTATCAAAGTTTCCAAAAAGCATTGCGAGCAAACCTTTCAGACAGAGAAATGCAGTGAATGTATCGGGCGCCACAAGAATTCACTGAAGATTAGTGAGATGAGATGGCAGATTGGTGGTGTTAAGGCTGCACCTGTCTCTACAATATATTCTAATGAATTTGTAGAAGCTTGTCAGGGCCACACATGCTCAGGCATATGCCCTAACCAGCAgttcagatgaaggatgtgGTTACAGGAACATTTACACAGGAATACAGAGACATTCTTGAGAGTAGAACATTTCTTTCCATGAACTGACAAAATC from Solea solea chromosome 8, fSolSol10.1, whole genome shotgun sequence encodes:
- the prr16 gene encoding protein Largen; the protein is MSGTANAEAEGVVSKVQVKREIKTIVENLETILGDLKDVAKELKEVVHEIDNLTGDLQLEEDGLTDSSKTDTLNSSSSATSTTTTASSLEKMKLFPDDCIFKTPTSIIPLPVNPSAVLTVLKKSHPPLPPPRLPPPRAEEHNIKNLPHPTLVLSGNISKANGSLLRNGGVFPLKVNRDLFSTMPCFISGDSGVSESGLVPTLPRPMPLLRHEKNKCPKAPGREPRERERVRFSEKVQFHGYCPDCDLQYDVDDTELHLQAELNDLRLSPVHCCSSSSPPPPHTLPHDLMLENGSLSLSHSFPPTANTPPPCVPPHPPSLKPQKTILRKSTTTTV